In Aquimarina sp. TRL1, a single window of DNA contains:
- a CDS encoding aspartate kinase, with protein sequence MRILKFGGTSVGSVENLRIIRNILTSDNEQKIVVCSAMSGVTDQLVKLVESARFNDNEAITRNLHALESKHHEVVDQLIERQELRNTLKDGISAMITAMFELASKPYSDNLNAEIVTYGETLLTYVFSGYLNEVGVSNVLLDAKEFMYVESVEKPNIEAVSKRLRKVLDHGPSSLYITQGFVCRDQFEKISTLKRGGSDYTATIIGAAIDADEVQIWTDIDGLHNNDPRYVDETHPISHLTYNEAAELAYFGAKILHPQTVSPVVNKDIPVLLKNTFNPEAEGTVISNRTYQTGLKAISAKDNITAIKIKSNRMLMASGYLRRIFEVFDNFNTSIDMITTSEVAISLTIDDTSYIDEIVKEIEKYAEITVEENHSIICIVGESVIKDQNSYRLFEILNYIPVRMISYGGSNNNISLLVDTKDKISSLQYLNEKLFRSHREAVV encoded by the coding sequence ATGAGAATTCTAAAGTTTGGAGGGACATCTGTAGGGTCTGTTGAGAATTTGAGGATAATAAGAAATATCCTTACGAGTGATAATGAGCAAAAGATAGTAGTATGTTCAGCGATGTCTGGTGTTACAGATCAACTGGTAAAGCTGGTAGAATCTGCTAGGTTTAATGATAATGAAGCAATTACCAGAAACCTGCATGCATTAGAAAGCAAACACCATGAGGTTGTAGACCAACTAATAGAAAGACAGGAATTGAGGAATACATTAAAAGATGGTATTTCTGCTATGATAACAGCAATGTTTGAATTGGCAAGTAAGCCGTATTCTGATAACCTGAATGCTGAGATTGTAACCTATGGAGAGACACTGTTGACCTATGTGTTTTCCGGGTATCTGAATGAAGTTGGTGTTTCTAATGTCTTATTAGATGCCAAAGAGTTTATGTATGTGGAATCTGTAGAAAAACCAAATATAGAAGCTGTTTCTAAACGATTGAGAAAAGTGCTGGACCATGGACCATCTTCCTTATATATTACACAGGGATTTGTATGTAGAGATCAGTTTGAGAAAATAAGTACGCTAAAAAGAGGAGGAAGTGATTATACCGCTACCATTATTGGCGCAGCTATTGATGCAGATGAGGTTCAAATTTGGACAGACATAGATGGATTGCATAACAATGATCCTAGATATGTAGATGAAACCCATCCGATATCACATTTAACTTATAATGAAGCAGCAGAGTTAGCTTATTTTGGAGCAAAAATATTACACCCGCAAACAGTGTCACCCGTTGTTAACAAAGATATTCCTGTTTTATTAAAGAATACCTTTAATCCAGAAGCAGAAGGAACGGTTATATCTAATAGAACATACCAAACAGGGTTAAAAGCGATATCAGCAAAAGATAATATTACAGCAATAAAAATTAAGTCCAACAGGATGTTGATGGCTAGTGGGTACCTTAGAAGAATTTTTGAGGTGTTTGATAACTTTAATACCTCAATTGATATGATTACAACATCAGAGGTAGCTATTTCTTTAACCATTGATGATACATCTTATATTGATGAGATTGTAAAAGAAATAGAAAAATATGCAGAGATTACTGTTGAAGAAAACCATAGTATTATTTGTATTGTAGGAGAGTCGGTGATTAAAGATCAAAATTCATACAGACTGTTTGAGATCTTAAACTATATTCCTGTGCGAATGATTTCTTATGGGGGAAGTAATAACAATATTTCTCTTCTGGTAGATACAAAAGATAAGATATCTTCTCTACAATATTTAAATGAAAAACTGTTTCGTTCTCATCGAGAAGCAGTAGTATAA
- a CDS encoding RES family NAD+ phosphorylase yields the protein MQVYRIAKNKYIRDLTGIGAKTVGGRWNPKGVAVLYTSTNAALSALEVLAHLPAAYFPNDMEIATIELPDELITEIKIEDLPDNWNEIPPPLEVQNFTMSWITDNTHLGLKIPSIIIPKEQNLLINPEHPDFKQVKLIDVAPFSFDTRLLR from the coding sequence ATGCAGGTTTATAGAATAGCTAAGAATAAATATATACGAGATCTTACAGGGATAGGAGCAAAAACTGTAGGAGGAAGGTGGAACCCTAAAGGTGTTGCAGTACTGTACACGAGTACCAATGCGGCTTTATCGGCTTTAGAAGTACTAGCACATTTGCCGGCGGCATATTTTCCCAACGATATGGAAATAGCTACTATAGAACTTCCTGATGAACTTATTACCGAAATTAAAATAGAAGACTTACCTGATAACTGGAATGAAATACCTCCTCCTTTGGAGGTTCAAAACTTTACGATGAGCTGGATTACAGATAATACACATTTGGGACTAAAAATTCCTAGTATTATTATTCCTAAAGAACAAAATTTACTGATTAATCCGGAACATCCGGATTTTAAACAGGTAAAACTAATAGATGTGGCTCCTTTTTCATTTGATACCCGCTTACTACGTTAA
- a CDS encoding reprolysin-like metallopeptidase, with product MNKITSSYLICCFIFFSSFITLQAQNVWWKTSEAGIKRTSITTSEYAAIEIEGSVLSKQLEQTPYRFSKTKSSKVIVFPNEYGAPKQYSIQKIAVLHPALAKKFPSIESYIGRSLDGSNETVRFVYSPYTGIKGVISRSGKTTIGFKPHNKRTHVFYSTKNEIIDADFDCSTEAFEKVMPQHGYSTNRNADDGNLRRYRLALSVSGEYAQFFLDGTEINDQERKAKVLVAMIATMNRVNGIYERDFGVTMQMIPENDELIFLDPRTDPYSGRFGFKHELQSTIDDHPNIGSANYDVGHLFHVEGSVYGNAGCIACVCTDGKKAGAYTVHNAPDSDHFNMIVAHEFGHQFGGYHVQSSSNCRSGNNSEVEPGSGSSIMGYAGICPTNVQQEPDDYFNYVDIRDVAIWTINNSNCAEVIPTGNTAPVANAGNDYTIPKSTPFILEGSAVDGDGTDQLTYCWEQNNPENPLSSASPQPTWDVGPLFRSRQPTDTPVRYMPQLEDVIQGNLTPTWEVLPAVSRTMVFELTVRDNAIAGGQTATDEKIITVDEASGPFMVTSQQTFERWNVGEEVVITWDVANTNVSPVSEANVDILLSVDGGRTYPHLLVDNTLNDGVETLTVPDIAGADAARVMVRASNNIFYSINTADFKIQTTDFEISKKTDNTVTCEGVPVDFTIDYQTFVGFQEKVTFSAVTPPAGLSIVFDPVTIEGIQNNKVPVKVTVSGTENLGEGTYPLTIKGTSLSGIEKTLIQELKVYENRILPSGLISPANGEKEVLLQPVLEWEENSNVDFYEIEVASDSNFNTLIESFRTESTSFSPQPLMNNTTYYWRVRSTNPCGSAEVSAVFTFITKCNDVTNFRSTGVGINSVDLSWDDIYASEWEIEFGEFGFTQGTGTKITVTTNPYTVEGLQSNTLYDFYIKPICTGGGIATGLRGVVTAGDFCGGDHFYDSGGVDGDYKNHELTTTVMVPSSVDERVRVSFLSFDLEECCDHLRIYDGPNTDAPLLGQYSGNSPGEIASSHESGALTFVFDSDSSVTGAGWDAVVFCEPKPNCTKPENIRVLEMKTTSVELEWDVTNEVTSYEIEYGAAGFVRGTGTVLSSVVPTIQLDNLIGDSEYDLYVFANCSVGRTEASFFSFRTGVKLCGEQYFYDSGGASGEYSNNENKTYVLIPDHAEDKVKVVFEQFLLEGCCDKLVIYDGPSSAYPLIGEYRTTSPGEITSTHESGTLTFVFTSDGSVTRDGWAAKVSCVSQNSCEAPSDLEVMSVGIQEVTLSWRGNQQTTSSWEIEYGASGFIAGTGTKVTSESTEIILNGLDKNTYYEAYVRGNCTQGGTSSKVGPIRFKTHQTLCSEGQFYDSGGSDGNYGNNETETTVLQPMNIGEKVKVDFTSFELDDCCDVLHIYDGPDTTFPLIGSYSATKPETIISTHDTGALTFVFVSNESVSGTGWEATVSCVSLCEQPVLLAHKTITATTAIIVIRDEQLQEGSFEIEYGKKGFTRGEGNTYISDTKEILLEALEPGVVYEYYVRTICDSGLRPKQIAVQELKTLTVSEEVMIYPNPSNGNFMMTYGGESRMKEMLLFDIKGTLIAKKQVGPFNKEKEMNWSYPRSGVYFIKVIFDTHEEVRKVMFY from the coding sequence ATGAATAAAATTACTTCGAGTTACCTCATTTGTTGTTTCATTTTTTTTAGTTCCTTCATCACATTACAAGCGCAGAATGTATGGTGGAAAACATCAGAGGCAGGAATTAAGAGAACAAGTATAACGACTTCAGAATACGCAGCCATAGAGATTGAAGGAAGTGTATTATCAAAACAGTTAGAACAAACGCCGTATCGATTTTCAAAAACAAAAAGTAGTAAGGTTATTGTTTTTCCAAATGAGTATGGAGCACCTAAGCAATACAGTATCCAAAAAATAGCCGTATTACATCCGGCACTGGCTAAAAAATTTCCGTCTATAGAAAGCTACATAGGAAGGTCGTTAGACGGATCGAATGAAACAGTGCGTTTTGTCTATTCTCCTTATACAGGAATCAAAGGAGTGATCTCCAGATCTGGAAAGACAACGATTGGTTTTAAACCTCATAATAAACGTACACATGTCTTCTATTCTACTAAAAATGAAATAATAGATGCTGATTTTGATTGTAGTACGGAAGCTTTTGAAAAAGTAATGCCTCAGCATGGGTATAGTACGAATAGAAATGCTGATGATGGGAATTTAAGAAGGTATCGGTTGGCATTGTCAGTAAGTGGAGAGTATGCCCAGTTTTTTTTAGATGGAACAGAAATAAATGATCAAGAAAGAAAAGCGAAGGTATTAGTTGCGATGATTGCAACTATGAATAGAGTAAATGGAATTTATGAAAGGGATTTTGGAGTGACAATGCAAATGATCCCTGAAAACGATGAGTTGATATTTTTGGATCCCCGAACTGATCCTTATTCTGGTAGATTTGGTTTTAAACACGAGCTGCAAAGTACGATAGATGATCACCCGAATATTGGATCTGCTAATTATGATGTAGGGCACTTATTTCATGTAGAAGGAAGTGTATATGGAAATGCAGGGTGTATTGCTTGTGTTTGTACAGATGGTAAGAAAGCAGGAGCTTATACAGTACATAATGCTCCGGATTCAGATCATTTTAATATGATTGTGGCACATGAATTCGGACATCAATTTGGAGGATATCATGTGCAGAGTAGTTCTAATTGCCGAAGCGGTAATAACAGTGAGGTAGAACCTGGAAGTGGGAGTAGTATTATGGGGTATGCAGGAATTTGCCCAACAAATGTGCAGCAAGAACCAGATGATTATTTTAATTATGTTGATATTAGAGATGTTGCTATTTGGACAATTAATAACAGTAATTGCGCAGAAGTAATTCCAACAGGGAATACTGCCCCTGTAGCTAATGCGGGGAATGATTATACAATACCAAAATCTACCCCCTTTATATTGGAAGGGTCAGCAGTAGATGGGGATGGAACAGATCAACTGACATATTGTTGGGAGCAGAATAACCCGGAGAATCCTCTTTCATCGGCTTCACCACAACCTACCTGGGATGTAGGACCTTTATTTAGATCCAGACAACCTACCGATACTCCGGTACGTTATATGCCGCAATTAGAAGATGTAATTCAAGGAAATCTAACCCCTACCTGGGAAGTTTTGCCGGCGGTTTCAAGAACAATGGTATTCGAACTAACGGTACGAGATAACGCTATAGCAGGAGGACAAACAGCAACAGATGAAAAAATCATCACAGTAGATGAAGCTTCAGGTCCTTTTATGGTTACTTCTCAGCAAACATTTGAACGATGGAATGTAGGAGAAGAAGTAGTCATTACCTGGGATGTAGCAAATACGAATGTCTCTCCTGTAAGTGAAGCAAATGTAGATATTTTATTGTCGGTAGACGGAGGACGCACTTATCCTCACTTGCTGGTAGATAATACACTGAATGATGGAGTAGAAACCCTTACTGTGCCAGATATAGCAGGCGCAGATGCGGCAAGAGTAATGGTACGGGCATCCAATAATATATTTTATTCGATCAATACAGCAGACTTTAAGATTCAAACAACAGATTTTGAAATATCAAAAAAGACAGATAATACAGTTACCTGTGAAGGGGTTCCTGTTGATTTTACAATAGATTACCAAACATTTGTTGGCTTTCAGGAAAAAGTAACTTTCTCAGCCGTTACTCCGCCTGCTGGCTTATCAATTGTATTTGATCCTGTAACCATAGAAGGGATACAAAACAATAAGGTACCTGTAAAAGTGACGGTATCAGGAACTGAGAATCTAGGAGAAGGAACATACCCATTGACAATTAAGGGAACTTCTCTGTCTGGGATAGAAAAAACATTGATTCAAGAGCTGAAAGTCTATGAAAATAGGATTCTTCCATCTGGCTTAATAAGTCCTGCAAATGGAGAAAAAGAAGTGCTGTTACAGCCGGTCTTAGAGTGGGAAGAAAATAGTAATGTAGATTTTTATGAAATAGAAGTAGCATCGGATAGTAATTTTAATACACTTATAGAAAGTTTTAGAACAGAAAGTACAAGTTTCTCTCCTCAGCCTCTTATGAATAATACGACATATTATTGGAGAGTTCGTAGTACCAATCCTTGTGGAAGTGCTGAGGTTTCAGCAGTGTTTACTTTTATTACCAAATGTAATGATGTGACAAATTTCAGATCTACCGGAGTTGGAATTAACAGTGTAGATCTTAGCTGGGATGATATATATGCATCTGAATGGGAAATTGAGTTTGGAGAATTCGGATTTACACAAGGAACAGGAACCAAAATAACAGTGACGACTAATCCATATACCGTAGAAGGATTGCAATCTAATACCTTATACGATTTTTATATAAAACCTATTTGTACAGGAGGAGGAATTGCTACAGGGTTACGAGGAGTCGTTACTGCTGGGGACTTTTGTGGAGGAGATCATTTTTATGATTCAGGAGGAGTAGATGGAGATTATAAGAATCATGAACTAACGACGACGGTCATGGTGCCATCTTCTGTAGATGAGAGAGTACGTGTTTCTTTTCTTTCTTTTGACCTCGAAGAATGCTGTGATCATTTGAGAATATATGATGGACCTAATACAGATGCACCTTTGTTAGGACAATACTCAGGGAATTCTCCTGGAGAAATTGCATCTTCTCATGAGTCAGGCGCATTAACATTTGTTTTTGATTCGGATAGTAGTGTTACTGGAGCAGGGTGGGATGCGGTTGTTTTTTGCGAGCCAAAGCCTAATTGTACAAAACCAGAGAACATCAGAGTGTTAGAAATGAAAACAACTTCTGTCGAACTGGAATGGGATGTGACTAATGAGGTTACTTCCTATGAAATAGAGTATGGAGCTGCGGGATTTGTCAGAGGAACGGGAACTGTACTATCTAGTGTTGTTCCAACAATCCAATTAGATAATTTGATTGGAGATTCTGAGTATGATCTGTATGTTTTTGCGAATTGCTCGGTTGGGCGTACTGAAGCATCTTTCTTTTCTTTCAGAACCGGAGTAAAATTATGTGGAGAACAATATTTTTATGATTCAGGGGGAGCATCAGGAGAATATTCGAATAATGAGAATAAAACCTATGTGTTAATACCGGATCATGCAGAAGATAAAGTCAAAGTAGTATTTGAACAGTTTCTATTGGAGGGATGTTGTGATAAGCTGGTTATTTATGATGGACCTAGTAGTGCATATCCTTTGATAGGAGAGTATCGTACAACATCTCCGGGAGAAATAACATCAACGCATGAAAGCGGAACGTTAACGTTTGTATTTACATCAGATGGCAGTGTTACACGAGATGGTTGGGCAGCAAAAGTTTCATGTGTTTCACAAAATAGCTGCGAAGCGCCTTCCGATCTGGAGGTTATGTCTGTAGGAATTCAGGAAGTGACATTATCATGGAGAGGAAATCAACAGACCACTTCTTCTTGGGAAATAGAATATGGAGCCTCTGGATTTATAGCAGGAACAGGAACAAAGGTAACAAGTGAGTCTACCGAAATAATACTTAATGGCTTAGATAAAAACACATATTATGAAGCCTATGTAAGAGGAAATTGTACCCAGGGGGGAACTAGTTCTAAAGTAGGTCCGATCCGTTTCAAAACGCATCAAACTCTTTGTTCAGAAGGGCAGTTTTATGATTCAGGAGGGAGTGATGGGAATTATGGTAATAACGAAACAGAAACAACCGTACTACAACCTATGAATATAGGAGAAAAAGTAAAAGTCGACTTTACCTCTTTTGAGTTAGATGATTGTTGTGATGTGTTACATATTTATGATGGTCCGGATACGACATTTCCATTGATAGGAAGTTATTCAGCAACGAAGCCGGAAACGATTATATCTACTCATGATACAGGAGCGCTTACATTCGTTTTTGTATCAAATGAGTCTGTATCGGGAACAGGTTGGGAAGCTACAGTTTCTTGCGTGAGTTTATGTGAGCAACCTGTTTTATTGGCGCATAAAACGATAACAGCTACAACAGCAATCATCGTCATTAGGGACGAGCAATTACAAGAAGGTAGTTTCGAAATTGAATACGGGAAAAAAGGGTTTACCCGAGGAGAAGGGAATACGTATATTTCTGACACAAAAGAGATTCTTTTGGAAGCCTTAGAACCAGGAGTAGTGTATGAATATTATGTAAGAACTATTTGTGATTCCGGTTTACGACCAAAACAAATAGCAGTACAAGAATTAAAAACATTAACAGTCAGTGAGGAAGTAATGATTTATCCAAATCCAAGCAATGGAAATTTTATGATGACCTATGGAGGAGAAAGCAGGATGAAAGAAATGTTGTTATTTGATATAAAAGGAACCTTGATAGCTAAAAAGCAAGTAGGTCCTTTTAATAAAGAAAAGGAGATGAATTGGTCATACCCAAGATCAGGAGTATATTTTATAAAAGTAATTTTTGATACTCACGAAGAAGTGAGAAAGGTGATGTTTTATTAA
- a CDS encoding YifB family Mg chelatase-like AAA ATPase gives MLVKTYGSSVFGIEATIITVEVNVNKGIGYHLVGLPDNAVKESSFRIAAALDNNKFRLPGKKITINMAPADLRKEGSAYDLTIAMGILTASGQIKSKELSEYIIMGELSLDGSLQPIKGALPIAIKAREEGFKGIILPKQNAKEAAIVNDIKVYGVENIKEVIDFFEETKELTATIIDTRKEFYKELESPIYDFADVKGQEGIKRCMEIAAAGGHNIILVGPPGSGKTMLSKRLPGILPPMTLHEALETTKIHSVVGRVKENIGLMSQRPFRSPHHTISDVALVGGGTYPQPGEISLSHNGVLFLDELPEFKRSVLEVMRQPLEDREVTISRAKFTVTYPSSFMLVASMNPSPGGYFNDPDAPVTSSPAEMQRYLGKISGPLLDRIDLHIEVTPVPFDKLSEERKGESSVEIRKRVIAARALQEKRFEHDSSIHYNAQMEVKQLRAYCELDQESKLLLKKAMERLQLSARAYDRILKVSRTIADLENSVCIQPSHISEAIQYRSLDREGWLG, from the coding sequence ATGCTTGTAAAAACCTATGGAAGCTCAGTATTTGGTATTGAAGCTACAATTATCACAGTAGAAGTGAATGTAAATAAAGGAATAGGGTATCATTTAGTGGGACTACCTGATAATGCGGTAAAAGAAAGTAGCTTTCGTATTGCAGCAGCCTTGGACAACAACAAATTTAGACTTCCGGGAAAAAAAATAACCATAAATATGGCGCCGGCTGATTTAAGGAAAGAAGGGTCAGCTTATGACTTAACAATCGCTATGGGAATTCTTACGGCTAGTGGTCAGATAAAATCAAAAGAATTATCTGAATATATTATCATGGGAGAACTGTCCTTAGATGGCAGCTTACAACCAATAAAAGGAGCGTTACCAATTGCAATTAAAGCCAGAGAAGAAGGATTTAAGGGAATTATTCTCCCTAAACAAAATGCAAAAGAAGCTGCGATCGTTAACGACATAAAAGTATACGGCGTTGAGAATATAAAAGAAGTCATTGATTTTTTCGAAGAAACAAAAGAATTAACAGCCACGATAATTGATACGCGGAAAGAATTCTATAAAGAGTTAGAGAGTCCAATATATGACTTTGCAGATGTCAAAGGACAAGAAGGGATAAAACGATGTATGGAAATAGCAGCAGCCGGAGGGCATAATATAATTTTGGTAGGACCTCCTGGAAGTGGAAAAACAATGTTGAGTAAACGATTGCCAGGGATTCTACCCCCAATGACACTGCATGAAGCCTTGGAGACGACAAAAATTCACAGTGTCGTCGGAAGAGTAAAAGAAAATATAGGGTTAATGTCTCAGCGTCCTTTTAGAAGTCCTCATCACACCATATCAGATGTGGCATTAGTAGGAGGAGGAACTTATCCACAACCCGGAGAAATTTCCCTATCCCATAATGGGGTTCTTTTTTTAGATGAATTACCAGAGTTTAAAAGAAGTGTACTAGAAGTAATGAGACAACCATTAGAAGATAGAGAAGTTACCATTTCCAGAGCTAAATTTACAGTAACATACCCCAGTAGTTTTATGTTAGTAGCTAGTATGAATCCCAGCCCTGGGGGATATTTTAATGATCCAGATGCCCCAGTTACCTCTTCACCAGCAGAAATGCAGCGTTATCTAGGAAAAATATCAGGACCTTTGCTAGACCGAATAGACTTGCATATCGAAGTGACCCCAGTTCCTTTTGATAAATTAAGTGAAGAGAGAAAAGGAGAGTCCAGTGTCGAAATCCGAAAACGGGTAATAGCAGCAAGAGCACTGCAGGAAAAAAGATTTGAACATGATTCCTCTATACATTATAATGCTCAAATGGAGGTAAAGCAATTAAGAGCTTATTGCGAATTGGATCAGGAATCAAAATTATTATTAAAAAAAGCAATGGAACGATTGCAGCTTTCTGCCAGAGCTTATGACAGGATCTTAAAAGTATCCCGGACTATTGCAGATTTAGAAAATTCAGTATGTATTCAGCCATCACATATTTCAGAAGCTATCCAATATAGAAGTTTGGATCGAGAAGGTTGGTTGGGATGA
- a CDS encoding M13 family metallopeptidase yields MKSTYYLAAFLLAFVGCKNETKSEQVKEETATVAQTEKIPGIVLENMDTSVDPKTDFYNYVNGNWMKNTEIPEDRTRWGGFGVLRKKTDDDVLTILKEAKSSGKYKEGTDQYKALLIFESLMDTEARDKAGVTPLKPALDKIAGIKTIADLQKVLATETAVSAPFLGLVSFPNLSDSNVNAPYISTGGLGLPERDYYLDQDEKSKEIRGQYVDHITRMLQFIGDTEEEAKKKAAVILDIETKLAAPRLDKVQSRDTRNFNNPRSIAELTKMTPSVNWNDLIKDLGIKKTLDTVIVMQPKYMDALENVLKSTPVEDLKTVMRWSTLNNSTNSLSTEINKANWDFYSKTLNGAIKQRPLEERALAIVNGTVGEAIGQLYVDSKFPPEAKAKAEKMIANVIKAYQKRIEVLEWMSDSTKAKAIEKLDKFTVKIGYPDKWEDYSNLEVKKGNSAFENMMAVSKRSFLKNMKEIGEPVDRTKWGMSPQTVNAYFNPLFNEIVFPAAILQPPFYNYTADEAVNYGGIGAVIGHEISHAFDDSGARFDANGNLANWWSAEDLKKFTERGNALAEQYSAIEVLDSVYINGKFTLGENIGDLGGVLGAYDGLQMHIKENGRPEKIDGFTPEQRFFMSWATVWRTKIREDALRTQIKTDPHSPGEVRAIQPLLNVPAFYKAFGIKEGDKMYLAPEKRVNIW; encoded by the coding sequence ATGAAAAGTACTTATTATTTAGCTGCTTTTTTACTGGCATTTGTTGGGTGTAAAAACGAAACAAAAAGTGAGCAAGTAAAGGAAGAAACAGCTACAGTAGCTCAAACAGAGAAAATCCCGGGGATTGTACTGGAAAACATGGATACTAGTGTAGACCCAAAAACTGATTTCTATAACTATGTGAATGGGAATTGGATGAAGAACACTGAAATTCCGGAAGATAGAACCAGGTGGGGAGGTTTTGGAGTATTACGTAAGAAAACAGATGATGATGTATTAACGATCTTAAAAGAAGCAAAATCCAGCGGAAAATATAAAGAAGGAACAGATCAGTACAAGGCATTATTGATTTTTGAATCACTAATGGATACGGAAGCTAGAGATAAAGCAGGAGTAACTCCATTAAAACCGGCGCTAGATAAAATAGCAGGAATAAAAACAATCGCTGATCTTCAGAAAGTATTAGCTACAGAAACAGCAGTTTCAGCTCCATTTCTGGGACTGGTATCTTTTCCTAACCTTAGTGATAGTAATGTAAATGCTCCATATATATCTACAGGGGGCTTAGGCTTACCAGAAAGAGATTATTATCTGGATCAAGATGAAAAGTCTAAAGAAATCAGAGGGCAATATGTAGATCACATCACAAGAATGTTGCAATTTATAGGAGATACCGAAGAAGAAGCAAAGAAAAAAGCAGCGGTAATTCTTGATATTGAAACGAAATTAGCAGCTCCGAGATTGGATAAAGTACAAAGTAGAGATACTCGTAATTTTAATAACCCAAGATCCATCGCAGAATTGACTAAAATGACTCCTTCTGTTAATTGGAACGATCTAATCAAAGACCTTGGTATCAAAAAGACATTAGATACCGTTATTGTAATGCAGCCTAAGTATATGGATGCTTTAGAAAATGTATTGAAATCTACACCAGTTGAAGATCTTAAAACGGTGATGAGATGGTCAACACTTAATAATTCAACAAATTCACTGTCTACAGAAATCAATAAAGCAAATTGGGATTTTTATAGCAAAACATTAAACGGGGCGATTAAGCAACGACCATTGGAAGAAAGAGCCTTGGCAATTGTTAATGGTACAGTAGGAGAAGCAATAGGACAATTATATGTAGATTCAAAATTCCCTCCAGAAGCCAAAGCAAAAGCAGAAAAAATGATTGCTAATGTTATCAAAGCATATCAAAAGAGAATCGAAGTGCTAGAGTGGATGAGTGATAGTACAAAAGCGAAAGCAATTGAGAAACTGGATAAGTTTACCGTAAAAATCGGATATCCAGATAAGTGGGAAGACTACTCAAATCTGGAAGTGAAAAAAGGGAACTCTGCTTTTGAAAATATGATGGCTGTTTCTAAACGATCTTTCTTAAAAAATATGAAAGAAATAGGAGAGCCGGTAGATAGAACTAAATGGGGAATGTCTCCGCAAACAGTTAATGCGTATTTTAATCCGTTGTTTAATGAGATTGTATTCCCAGCAGCGATTCTACAACCACCTTTCTATAATTATACTGCAGATGAAGCTGTTAACTATGGAGGAATAGGAGCTGTAATAGGACATGAAATATCACATGCTTTTGATGATTCGGGAGCTCGATTTGATGCAAATGGTAATTTGGCAAACTGGTGGTCCGCAGAAGATCTGAAAAAATTTACAGAGAGAGGTAATGCGTTAGCAGAGCAGTATAGTGCTATTGAAGTACTGGATAGTGTGTATATTAATGGAAAGTTTACTTTAGGAGAAAATATAGGAGATCTAGGAGGGGTTCTAGGAGCATATGATGGTCTGCAAATGCATATTAAAGAAAATGGGAGACCAGAAAAAATCGATGGGTTTACACCTGAACAACGATTCTTTATGTCATGGGCAACTGTATGGAGAACTAAAATAAGAGAAGATGCATTGAGAACTCAGATAAAAACAGATCCGCACTCTCCAGGAGAGGTGAGAGCAATACAACCACTACTTAATGTGCCGGCATTTTATAAAGCTTTTGGGATCAAAGAAGGAGATAAAATGTATTTAGCTCCTGAAAAGCGCGTAAATATTTGGTAG
- a CDS encoding antitoxin Xre-like helix-turn-helix domain-containing protein, with translation MGAVSPLDMFSLENKGMLRYLNIDIPLRNMYDFIELSRNGIDKKALLHLAKTIDFDIKELAQILYLSERTIQRYDLNKKLSTEASAKVLQLAKLYAKGEQIFGDLNKFKSWMEHPNVALAMKKPKELLDTTFGFQLLNEELIRIEHGIFA, from the coding sequence ATGGGAGCAGTATCGCCGTTGGACATGTTTAGCTTAGAAAATAAAGGAATGTTGAGGTATCTGAATATAGATATACCACTTAGGAACATGTATGACTTTATTGAGTTATCCAGGAATGGAATAGATAAGAAAGCATTATTACATCTGGCTAAAACAATTGATTTTGATATTAAAGAATTGGCGCAGATACTTTATTTATCAGAGAGAACCATTCAGCGATATGATCTTAATAAAAAACTAAGTACAGAGGCAAGTGCCAAGGTATTACAGTTAGCTAAATTATACGCAAAGGGAGAACAGATCTTTGGAGATCTGAATAAGTTCAAAAGCTGGATGGAGCATCCCAATGTTGCATTGGCAATGAAAAAACCTAAAGAGTTATTGGATACTACTTTTGGTTTTCAGTTATTAAATGAAGAACTAATACGAATCGAGCACGGAATTTTTGCATAG